From the genome of Sulfitobacter sp. THAF37:
CCACCGACTCGACCTCGCTTGCGGGCTGAAACCAGTCCCTCCCTGGTCCGTTCTGAAATCCGTTCCCGCTCAAACTGGGCGATGGAAGCAAAGACATGAAACACGAGACGGCCTGCCGGCGTCGTCGTGTCGATGTCTTCAGCCAGAGACCTGAACCCGGCACCGCGTTCCCGGATCGCCTCTACGATGTCCAAAAGGTCCTTCAGGGACCGCGCCAGGCGGTCATACTTCGTGACAGCTACAACGTCGCCGTCGCGGAGCTGCTCCAGCATCTTGTCCAGCTCTGGCCGCGCGCGCCTCGATCCGCTGATCTTGTCTGCGAAAACCCGCTCGGCTCCAGCTGCCGAAAGGGCATCCGTCTGTGAATCCAAGCTCTGGTCGTCAGTGCTGACGCGGGCATATCCGATGATCATGCTTCACTGTGACAAAAACCTGCCAAAACCGCAAAGGTTTTGCTAGGGGTTTTTGTCTTAGCTAAGCGGTTGATCCTGGGCGGGGCAGG
Proteins encoded in this window:
- a CDS encoding recombinase family protein, which gives rise to MIIGYARVSTDDQSLDSQTDALSAAGAERVFADKISGSRRARPELDKMLEQLRDGDVVAVTKYDRLARSLKDLLDIVEAIRERGAGFRSLAEDIDTTTPAGRLVFHVFASIAQFERERISERTREGLVSARKRGRVGGRPPALSAAQKKEVRRMRDEEQRAIAEIALLFKVSERTVRRA